GATGCTGAGCAAGCGCTTAGTCAATGAATTGAGGGCAGGTCATGAAGCGGTACATCTACAACGACGATCACGAGGCCTTTCGAGCATCCTGCCGGGAGTTCCTCGACCGGCACGCCCGGCCGTACGTCGAGGAGCACCTGGAAGCGCGGGCGATCCCGCGCGAGTTCTGGCTGGAGGCCGGTAAGCAGGGCTTCCTCGGGCTCGAGGTCCCCGAGGAGTACGGCGGTTCGGGCGCCGAGGACTATCGCTTCAACGCCGTGTGGGCCGAGGAGCTCAGCAAGGTCAACGCGGCGCTGTCGTCCTGCGTCGGTATCCACGCCGACATCGTCGCGCCGTACCTCGTCGATCTCTGCACCGAGGAGCAGAAGCAGCGCTGGCTACCGGGAGTCTGCTCGGGCGAGATCCTCACCGCCATCGCGATGACCGAGCCGTCCGGCGGCTCCGACCTCGCCGCGCTGAAGACCACGGCGGTGCGCGACGGCGACGGCTGGCTCATCAACGGCTCCAAGACGTTCATCACCAACGGCTACTCCGCCGACCTGATCGTCGTCGCCGCGCGTACCAGCCCGGAGAAGAAGGCCAAGGGCATCACGTTGTTCGCGATCGAGGCCGGCATGAGCGGCTTCTCCCGCGGACGCAAGCTCGACAAGGTCGGCCAGACCGAGTCCGACACCGCAGAGCTGTTCTTCGAGGACGTACGCGTCGGCCCGGAACAGGTCGTCGGCGAGGTCGACCGCGGGTTCATCTACATGATGGAGCGCCTTCCGCAGGAGCGCCTCGGTGCCGGCGTCTCGAACATCGCGCACGCCGCGCAGATCCTCGACGAGACGATTGAGTACGCGAAGGACCGCAAGGCGTTCGGCCAGTCGATCGGCGCCTTCCAGCACAATAAGTTCCTCCTTGCCGAGCTCGTCACCAAGATCGAGGTGGCACAGGCGTTCATCGACCAGTGCGTCGAGGCGCATCGCCGCGGCGACCTGACCGCGACCGATGCGGCGAAGGCCAAGTGGTGGGCCGCCGAGGTGCAGAACGCCGTCCTCGACGACTGTGTGCAGCTGCACGGGGGCTACGGGTTCATGAACGAATATCGCGTGGCACGTGCCTGGCGAGATGCCCGCGTGACCAAGATCTGGGCCGGTTCGAACGAGATCATGAAGGAGCTCATCGGTCGCGAGATCGGCTTCTGAGCCGCCGACGAAGCCCCACGACGGAAGGAACCCCGCATGCCCGAAGCAGTCATCGTCTCCGCTGCTCGCTCGCCGATCGGTCGCGCGAACAAGGGATCACTGAAGGACCTGCGTCCCGACGACCTCGCCGCGGCGATGGTCAAGGCGGCGCTCGACAAGGTCCCACAACTCGATCCGCATGAGATCGAGGACCTCATGCTGGGCTGTGGGCTCCCAGGGGGCGAACAGGGCTTCAACATGGCGCGCATCGTCGCCGTGCTGCTCGGCCTCGACGACGTACCGGGCACGACGATCACCCGGTACTGCTCGTCGAGCCTGCAGACGACGCGGATGGCCTACCACGCGATCAAGGCGGGGGAGGGAGACGTGTTCATCTCCGCCGGAGTCGAGGCGGTGAGCCGATTCGCCAAGGGCAACAGCGACTACATCCCCGGCCAGGACATCAAGAACCCGTTGTTGGCCGACGCCATGGCGCGTACCGAACGCTTTGCTGCCGGCGGACAGACCTGGGTCGATCCGCGCGAGAACGCCGACCTTCCCGACGCGTACATCGCGATGGGGCAGACCGCAGAGAATCTCGCCCAGCTCGAGGGCATCACGCGTGCGGAGCAGGACGAGTTCGGCGTACGAAGCCAGAACCTCGCCGAGAAGGCGATCGCCGACGGGTTCTGGCAGCGCGACATCACACCGGTGACGACTCCCGACGGCACGGTCGTCACGGCAGACGACGGGCCGCGGGCCGGCGTCACGCTGGAGAAGGTCTCCGAGCTCAAGCCGGTGTTCCGTCCCGACGGCACCGTCACCGCGGGCAACTGCTGTCCGTTGAACGACGGTGCGGCGGCACTCGTCGTGATGAGCGATACGCGCGCTGCCGAGCTCGGGATCACCCCACTCGCCCGGATCGTGTCGACGGGTGTGACGGCATTGTCGCCGGAGATCATGGGTTTCGGCCCGGTCGAGGCGTCCAAGCAGGCTCTTGCCCGCGCGGGGATGACCATCGACGACATCGACCTGGTCGAGATCAACGAGGCGTTCGCGGCGCAGGTGATTCCCTCGGCCCGGGCCCTCGATATCGACCTGGACAAGCTCAACGTCAACGGCGGCGCGATCGCGGTCGGGCATCCGTTCGGGATGACCGGAGCCCGGATCACCAGCACGCTGATCAATTCGCTTGCGTTCCACGATAAGCAGTTCGGCCTCGAGACCATGTGCGTCGGCGGGGGCCAGGGGATGGCGATGGTGCTGGAGCGCCTGTCTTGAGCGAAGAGACACGTTCGGCAGCGCGCTTTGCGGGCCGAGTGGCGCTGGTGACGGGTGCGAGCCGGGGCATCGGGCTCGCGATCGCTCACCGTCTCGTCGACGAAGGCGCACGGGTGTGCATCACTGCGCGCAAACCTGGTCCGCTTGCGGAGGCGGTCGAGTCGCTCGGCGGCGCCGACCACGCGATGGGCATCGCCGGCAAGGCCGACGACCCGACGCATCAACAGCAGGTCGTCGAGGAGGTCGTCGCCACGTACGGGCGGCTCGACCACCTCGTCAACAACACGGGTATCAACCCTGCGTACGGTCCGATGATCGACGTCGATCTCGGCGCGGTCGCGAAGATCTTCCAGGTCAATGTCGTCGCGGCCCTCGCCTGGACGCAACGTGCGTACGCCGTCTGGATGCGCGAGCACGGCGGCTCCGTCGTCAACGTCGCATCGGTTGCGGGGATCAAGCCCGCACCGGGTATGGGTGCGTACGGTGCGTCCAAGCGTGCCTTGATGCACGTGACCGAGGAGCTTGGGTTGGAACTCGCCCCGCGCGTACGAGTCAACTCGGTCGCACCCGCGGTCGTGAAAACCGACTTCGCCAAGCTGTTGTACGAGGGCAAGGAAACCGACGTCGTCGACGGATACCCGATGGGTCGACTCGGTGCACCTACCGACATCGCGTCGGCCGTGGCCTTCCTGCTGTCCGACGAGGCGTCCTGGGTGACCGGTCAGAACATCGTCCTCGATGGCGGTATGACGCTGACGGGCGGCGTCTGAGCCTCCGCACCCGCGCTGAGCCGCACCCCACCCCGCTGGCCCGCACCCCCGGCCCCGCTGGGCCGCACGTTTCAGCCCCGATTCTCGCGATTCAGGGGCAGAAACGTGCGGGCCAGCGGGCCGGGTGGGCGGAAAATGGCTCGCGGAAGTGGTCCGGGTACGCCATCGTCACCCTCATGCCTCAACCGACCCTGCGCACCGAGCGACTGCTTCTCGTACCTCTCGCCGACCGCCACCTGGAGCTCGAGGTCGAGCTCGACTCCGACGCCGAGGTGCTTCGCTACCTCTTCGGACGTGCGCGTTCTCGCGACGAGGTGGTCACGTCGCATGCACGCCGGATGGCGCATGGGCGTGAAGCCGACGGGCTCGGGTTCTGGATCGCATACCGCGGCGACGATCGGGCACCCGCGAACGAAGGCCTGGGGGAGTTCATCGGCCTGATGATGCTGCCGCGTGCGCACGGGCCCGACCAGCCGGACGACCCGACTGTCGCGGATCTCGGCTACCGCATCGCCCGCAGGCACTGGCGTCAGGGATTCGCTCGCGAGGCGTCGACGGTGCTGCTGCGACACGCCTTCGAGACCGTCGGGATGAACCGCGTGATCGCGCAGACGATGGCCGTCAACGCCGGATCCCGAGGCGTCATGCGCAGTCTCGGCATGCGCTACGTGCGTACATACCACCCGACGTGGGACGAGCCACTGCCCGGCGCGGACCAGGGCGAGGTCGAGTACGAGCTGACGCGAGCTGATTGGCAGGCACTGAGATCGGCGTAACCTGAGGCCATGGGCACCGTGACGGTCCGCTACATCGTGCACGACGTCGACGAGGCGATCGCGTTCTACCGCGATCGGCTCGGGTTCGCGGAGGTCATGCATCCCGCACCGTCGTTCGCGATGCTCGCGTACGACGACCTGCGCCTCGCCTTGAGCTCGCCGAGCGGGCGTGGCGGCGGGGGCCAGGCGATGTCCGACGGCACGGTTCCCGAGCCCGGCGGCTGGAACAGATTCTCGCTTCCCGTGGACGATCTGGACCGGATGGTCTCGCAGTTGGACGCGGCGGGAGTACGCCGGCGCAGCGAGATCATCGAAGGTGTGGCCGGTAGGCAGGTGCTCGTGAACGACCCGAGCGGGAACCCGGTCGAGCTGTTCGAGGCGAACGAGTCCTGACCGCTGCTCAGCCGTGCAGCTCGGCGAGGATCGCGTCGGTCAGGACCGGCCAGGCTTCTGCGGCCCATGGTCCGAAGTCGCGGTCGGTGAGTACGACACAGGCCGCACCGGCACGGGGATCCACCCACAGGAAGGTTCCCGACTGGCCGAAGTGGCCGAAGGTCTCCGGTGAGCTCGATCCTCCCGTCCAGTGCGGGTTCTTGCCGTCGCGGAGCTCGAACCCGAGGCCCCAGTCGTTGGGGCGCTGTCGACCGAAGCCGGGGAGCACGCCGTCGAGCCCGGGGAACTCCACTCGGGTCGCGGCAGCGAGCGTACTGGGGTCGAGCAGTGTCGGCCGTTGCAGCTCGGCGGCGAATCGTGCGAGGTCGGCGAGGCTCGATCGAGCGCCCGCGCCCGCGGACCCCTCGAGCGCCGACGAGGTCATCCCCAACGGGGCGAGCACGGCCTCGTGCAGATAGTCCGCGAACTCGATCTCGGAGCGCCGGGTGAGCGTCCGAGCGAGCACAGCGAAGCCGGTGTTGGAGTAGATTCTGCGATCGCCCGGTGCCGCGCGTACCTCGTCGGAGTCGAAGTCGAGCCCGGACGCGTGCGCCAGCAGATGTCGTACCGTCGAACCGCTCGGACCGGCTGCGTCGTCCAGTTCGAAGGCGCCCTCCTCGATCGCGATGTGCACCGCGTACGCGGTGAGCAGCTTCGTCACCGAGGCCAACGGATACACCCGGCCGATATCGCCGTGGGTACCCAGCACCTCGCCGTCGCGAGCAACGATGGCCGCGGACGCGTTGTCGACGGGCCACTGGTCGATCTGCTGCAGGCTCTTCACAGGTTCAGCCTATTGCCCTGTCGTCGGACCGAATGTGGCGGCGCTCGCATCCACGAGGTCGATTGTCTGGAAGGATCGTCCTCGTGCGACATCTCTATCGCTGTCCGTTGCGTTGGGCCGACATGGATGCACTCGGACATGTCAACAACGTCCGTTACGTCGACTACCTGCAAGAGGCTCGCGTCGACCTGCTGCGGTTGCACGGCAGGTCCGCTCTCGGGGAAGAGCTTGCCGAGGGGATCGTCGTCGTGCAGCACGACATCGAGTTCCTTGCCCCGCTTTCGTACCGGCCCGAGCCGGTGTCCATCGAGTCGTGGGTGACGCGGATCAGCGCGGCGACCTTCACTCTCGCGTACGAGATCTTCGACGAGCACGACGGCGAGCGACGCGTGTATGCGAGAGCGACCACGCTCCTCTCGCCGTTCGTGTTCGCGGCCGAACGCCCACGCCGCCTGACGCCCGACGAGAAGCAGCTGCTCGGGCGGTTCCTGGAGGAGGAGGTCGCCGATGCCTGACGCACGACCTGAACCGCACCGCTACGAGTGCTGGGTGCGTTGGTCCGACGTCGATGCGTACGGACACGTGAACAACGTCATGTACTTCGAGTACTTCCAAGAGGCCCGGATCATGGCGATGGCCGAGGCAGCATCCGCCGACGAGGTGTTGGGTTTCGTGGTCGCCCGGACCGTCGTCGACTACCGGCGGCCGGTGATGTTCCGCGCGGAGCCGTACGTGATCGAGACCCGGGCGACCCGCATCGGTACGTCGTCGTTCGACCTCGAAGCCGTGATCACCGATGGCGCGGAATCACTTGCGCGCTCGCGGACGACCGTGGTCGCCTTCGACGCGGCCGCGCAGCGCTCGCGGCCGCTACGCGACGTCGAGCGCGCGGGGGTCACGAGGATTCTGGAGCAGCGTTGACCATGAACATCGCCGCGTGGTTCACGTACTCCCAGAACTGCGCGTCGAGGTCCGGTGGCAGCGCGACCTCGTCGAGGCCGGCGCGGAAGTGAACCAGCCAGCGGTCCTTCGCCTCGGGCGTCACCGCGAACGGCGCGTGGCGCATGCGCAGCCGCGGATGGCCGCGCTCCTGGGAGTACGTGGTCGGGCCGCCCCAGTACTGCTCGAGGAACATCCGGAACCGCCGGTTGGCGGGGCCGAGATCCTCTTCAGGATAGAGCGGGCGTAGGACCGGATCGGACTCGACGCCCTCGTAGAAGCGATCGACGATTCGCTTGATCGTCTCGTGCCCGCCGATCGCATC
The sequence above is drawn from the Nocardioidaceae bacterium SCSIO 66511 genome and encodes:
- a CDS encoding acyl-CoA dehydrogenase family protein is translated as MKRYIYNDDHEAFRASCREFLDRHARPYVEEHLEARAIPREFWLEAGKQGFLGLEVPEEYGGSGAEDYRFNAVWAEELSKVNAALSSCVGIHADIVAPYLVDLCTEEQKQRWLPGVCSGEILTAIAMTEPSGGSDLAALKTTAVRDGDGWLINGSKTFITNGYSADLIVVAARTSPEKKAKGITLFAIEAGMSGFSRGRKLDKVGQTESDTAELFFEDVRVGPEQVVGEVDRGFIYMMERLPQERLGAGVSNIAHAAQILDETIEYAKDRKAFGQSIGAFQHNKFLLAELVTKIEVAQAFIDQCVEAHRRGDLTATDAAKAKWWAAEVQNAVLDDCVQLHGGYGFMNEYRVARAWRDARVTKIWAGSNEIMKELIGREIGF
- a CDS encoding acetyl-CoA C-acetyltransferase encodes the protein MPEAVIVSAARSPIGRANKGSLKDLRPDDLAAAMVKAALDKVPQLDPHEIEDLMLGCGLPGGEQGFNMARIVAVLLGLDDVPGTTITRYCSSSLQTTRMAYHAIKAGEGDVFISAGVEAVSRFAKGNSDYIPGQDIKNPLLADAMARTERFAAGGQTWVDPRENADLPDAYIAMGQTAENLAQLEGITRAEQDEFGVRSQNLAEKAIADGFWQRDITPVTTPDGTVVTADDGPRAGVTLEKVSELKPVFRPDGTVTAGNCCPLNDGAAALVVMSDTRAAELGITPLARIVSTGVTALSPEIMGFGPVEASKQALARAGMTIDDIDLVEINEAFAAQVIPSARALDIDLDKLNVNGGAIAVGHPFGMTGARITSTLINSLAFHDKQFGLETMCVGGGQGMAMVLERLS
- a CDS encoding SDR family oxidoreductase, which translates into the protein MSEETRSAARFAGRVALVTGASRGIGLAIAHRLVDEGARVCITARKPGPLAEAVESLGGADHAMGIAGKADDPTHQQQVVEEVVATYGRLDHLVNNTGINPAYGPMIDVDLGAVAKIFQVNVVAALAWTQRAYAVWMREHGGSVVNVASVAGIKPAPGMGAYGASKRALMHVTEELGLELAPRVRVNSVAPAVVKTDFAKLLYEGKETDVVDGYPMGRLGAPTDIASAVAFLLSDEASWVTGQNIVLDGGMTLTGGV
- a CDS encoding GNAT family N-acetyltransferase, translated to MPQPTLRTERLLLVPLADRHLELEVELDSDAEVLRYLFGRARSRDEVVTSHARRMAHGREADGLGFWIAYRGDDRAPANEGLGEFIGLMMLPRAHGPDQPDDPTVADLGYRIARRHWRQGFAREASTVLLRHAFETVGMNRVIAQTMAVNAGSRGVMRSLGMRYVRTYHPTWDEPLPGADQGEVEYELTRADWQALRSA
- a CDS encoding VOC family protein: MGTVTVRYIVHDVDEAIAFYRDRLGFAEVMHPAPSFAMLAYDDLRLALSSPSGRGGGGQAMSDGTVPEPGGWNRFSLPVDDLDRMVSQLDAAGVRRRSEIIEGVAGRQVLVNDPSGNPVELFEANES
- a CDS encoding beta-lactamase family protein; this translates as MKSLQQIDQWPVDNASAAIVARDGEVLGTHGDIGRVYPLASVTKLLTAYAVHIAIEEGAFELDDAAGPSGSTVRHLLAHASGLDFDSDEVRAAPGDRRIYSNTGFAVLARTLTRRSEIEFADYLHEAVLAPLGMTSSALEGSAGAGARSSLADLARFAAELQRPTLLDPSTLAAATRVEFPGLDGVLPGFGRQRPNDWGLGFELRDGKNPHWTGGSSSPETFGHFGQSGTFLWVDPRAGAACVVLTDRDFGPWAAEAWPVLTDAILAELHG
- a CDS encoding acyl-CoA thioesterase, with translation MRHLYRCPLRWADMDALGHVNNVRYVDYLQEARVDLLRLHGRSALGEELAEGIVVVQHDIEFLAPLSYRPEPVSIESWVTRISAATFTLAYEIFDEHDGERRVYARATTLLSPFVFAAERPRRLTPDEKQLLGRFLEEEVADA
- a CDS encoding acyl-CoA thioesterase, which codes for MPDARPEPHRYECWVRWSDVDAYGHVNNVMYFEYFQEARIMAMAEAASADEVLGFVVARTVVDYRRPVMFRAEPYVIETRATRIGTSSFDLEAVITDGAESLARSRTTVVAFDAAAQRSRPLRDVERAGVTRILEQR
- a CDS encoding globin; translation: MSSTEAAGQTFYDAIGGHETIKRIVDRFYEGVESDPVLRPLYPEEDLGPANRRFRMFLEQYWGGPTTYSQERGHPRLRMRHAPFAVTPEAKDRWLVHFRAGLDEVALPPDLDAQFWEYVNHAAMFMVNAAPESS